One segment of Chionomys nivalis chromosome 3, mChiNiv1.1, whole genome shotgun sequence DNA contains the following:
- the Gper1 gene encoding G-protein coupled estrogen receptor 1 translates to MDATTPAHTVGVQTYLGPMWPVPSNTTSLTLNLSLPLQEDTPGNLTGDLSERQQYVIALFLSCLYTIFLFPIGFVGNILILVVNISFREKMTIPDLYFINLAVADLILVADSLIEVFNLDEQYYDIAVLCTFMSLFLQINMYSSVFFLTWMSFDRYLALAKAMRCSLFRTKHHARLSCGLIWMASVSATLVPFTAVHLRHTEEACFCFADVREVQWLEVTLGFIVPFAIIGLCYSLIVRALIRAHRHRGLRPRRQKALRMIFAVVLVFFICWLPENVFISVHLLQWTQPGDTPCKQSFRHAYPLTGHIVNLAAFSNSCLNPLIYSFLGETFRDKLRLYVEQKTSLPALNRFCHAALKAVIPDSTEQSDVKFSSAV, encoded by the coding sequence ATGGACGCAACTACTCCAGCCCACACTGTTGGTGTGCAGACCTACCTAGGTCCCATGTGGCCAGTCCCTTCCAACACCACCTCTCTGACCCTCAACTTGTCCCTCCCGCTGCAGGAAGACACCCCGGGAAACCTCACTGGGGACCTCTCTGAGCGCCAGCAGTACGTGATCgccctcttcctctcctgcctctacACCATCTTCCTCTTTCCCATTGGCTTTGTGGGCAACATCCTCATCCTAGTGGTGAACATCAGCTTCCGGGAGAAGATGACCATCCCAGACCTGTACTTCATCAACCTGGCGGTTGCCGACCTCATCCTGGTGGCCGACTCACTGATCGAGGTGTTCAACCTGGATGAGCAGTACTACGACATCGCGGTGCTCTGCACCTTCATGTCCCTCTTCCTGCAGATCAACATGTACAGCAGTGTCTTCTTCCTCACCTGGATGAGCTTCGACAGGTACCTGGCGCTGGCCAAGGCCATGCGCTGCAGCCTGTTCCGCACCAAGCACCACGCCCGGCTCAGCTGTGGCCTCATCTGGATGGCCTCAGTGTCCGCCACACTGGTGCCCTTCACAGCCGTGCACCTGAGGCACACGGAAGAGGCCTGCTTCTGCTTTGCCGACGTCAGAGAGGTACAGTGGCTGGAAGTCACACTGGGCTTCATCGTGCCCTTCGCCATCATTGGCCTCTGCTACTCCCTCATCGTGCGGGCCCTCATCCGGGCTCACAGGCACCGTGGCCTGCGCCCACGCAGGCAGAAAGCTCTGAGGATGATCTTTGCCGTGGTCCTCGTCTTCTTCATCTGCTGGCTGCCGGAGAACGTGTTCATCAGCGTCCACCTCCTGCAATGGACGCAACCAGGGGACACTCCCTGCAAGCAGTCTTTCCGTCATGCTTACCCCTTGACAGGCCACATCGTCAACCTCGCAGCGTTCTCCAACAGCTGCTTGAACCCCCTCATCTACAGCTTCCTTGGAGAGACCTTCAGGGACAAGCTGAGGCTGTATGTGGAGCAGAAGACGAGCCTGCCAGCCCTGAACCGCTTCTGCCACGCCGCACTCAAGGCAGTCATTCCCGACAGCACAGAGCAGTCAGATGTCAAGTTCAGCAGTGCTGTGTGA
- the LOC130870829 gene encoding uncharacterized protein LOC130870829: MSRQSPHAMQPQGAALAIGVWAESCFSSGAVGVCASLSLASVEQWRNGWVSREHAPVPQQPPTADGALCGSLAQTGVTAALKMDRHNMSWIRYPSHVSPAVEDVIAAQSIISRCMHVYVAVCIPLSLVTGLFCLSVFIRERTRLGVLDRLLAGLTVTNILVTLLSLNAAGRPDYMATTNLGCGTLSFFSNVCYFTAQYLQGAMLVQSLLPGSSGRQLLVRPVASLAAIGGCAVCSSLIVVSLLGTSGELHATTVCQVDPLTAWPEYEIVKFSLGFALAMSFQMVLLLLHATQPAWRVAPAPRDPASGHWAVLAVTLNMFACRLFFNVVLLHRAQLKLRKDVGSPRDELLMNLAELALSGESCINLVVTLVLHTWCRLRLLGLLERLTQRCRRGPDRSMPLDRVGG, translated from the exons ATGTCCAGGCAGAGCCCCCACGCCATGCAACCTCAAGGTGCAGCTCTGGCCATTGGTGTGTGG GCCGAATCCTGTTTTTCCTCAGGAGCTGTGGGCGTCTGTGCCAGCCTGTCTCTGGCAAGTGTGGAGCAATGGAGGAATGGCTGGGTGAGCAGGGAGCATGCCCCAGTCCCACAGCAGCCCCCGACTGCTGACGGAGCCTTGTGTGGATCCCTGGCACAG ACTG GTGTGACAGCTGCCCTGAAGATGGACCGTCACAACATGTCCTGGATCCGCTACCCTAGCCATGTGTCCCCAGCTGTGGAGGATGTCATTGCAGCACAGAGCATCATTTctaggtgcatgcatgtgtatgtagcgGTGTGTATCCCGCTGAGCCTGGTGACAGGGCTCTTCTGTCTAAGCGTGTTCATCCGGGAACGTACTAGGCTGGGGGTGCTGGACAGGCTCCTTGCAGGCCTCACAGTCACTAACATCTTGGTGACTCTACTGTCCCTCAATGCTGCTGGCCGGCCTGACTACATGGCCACGACAAACCTGGGCTGTGGGACACTCTCATTCTTCTCCAATGTCTGCTACTTTACAGCTCAGTACCTGCAGGGGGCCATGCTTGTCCAGTCTCTTCTGCCGGGATCTTCAGGCCGCCAGCTCTTGGTGAGGCCTGTGGCCAGTCTAGCTGCCATCGGAGGCTGTGCTGTGTGTAGCTCGCTCATCGTGGTGTCCCTACTGGGCACATCTGGGGAGTTGCACGCAACCACTGTTTGCCAGGTGGATCCACTGACGGCATGGCCCGAATATGAGATCGTCAAGTTCAGCCTGGGCTTCGCGCTTGCCATGAGCTTTCAGATGGTTCTCCTTCTCCTGCATGCTACACAGCCAGCCTGGCGGGTGGCTCCTGCTCCAAGGGACCCAGCCTCTGGGCACTGGGCGGTACTGGCCGTGACTCTCAACATGTTTGCCTGTAGACTCTTCTTCAATGTGGTCCTCCTGCATCGGGCCCAGCTGAAGCTTCGGAAGGATGTGGGCTCCCCCAGGGATGAGCTGCTCATGAACCTCGCAGAGCTGGCCCTCTCTGGAGAGAGTTGCATCAACTTGGTGGTCACCCTCGTCCTCCACACATGGTGCAGGCTCAGGTTGCTGGGTCTCCTTGAGCGCCTGACACAGAGATGCAGGCGGGGACCAGACCGCAGCATGCCCTTGGATAGAGTAGGGGGCTAG
- the Gpr146 gene encoding probable G-protein coupled receptor 146, translated as MWSCGPLNSTAWGEEPLCRNLRLGLWVLSLLYLGAGVPVGLGYNALLVLANLTSKNSMTMPDVYFVNMAVAGLVLTALAPAYLLGPAHSRWALWSLSSEAHVTLLILFNVASLVIMYSTALLSLDYYIERALPRTYMASVYNTRHVCGFVWGGAMLTSFSSLLFYICSHVSSRIAECARMQNTEAADAILVLIGYVVPGLAVLYALALISRIGKEDTPLDQDTSRLDPSVHRLLVATVCTQFGLWTPYYLSLGHTVLASRGRTTEGHYLGILQVAKDLAKFLAFSSSSVTPLLYRYINKAFPSKLRRLVKRIQCGHRHCPPDPVGIQQVMAQA; from the coding sequence atgtggagctgTGGCCCACTCAACAGCACAGCGTGGGGTGAGGAGCCGCTGTGCCGGAACCTGCGCCTGGGGCTCTGGGTCCTCTCGCTTCTCTACCTGGGAGCAGGTGTCCCTGTGGGCTTGGGCTACAATGCCCTGCTGGTGCTGGCCAACCTGACCAGTAAGAACAGCATGACTATGCCGGACGTGTACTTCGTGAACATGGCTGTGGCCGGGCTGGTGCTCACAGCATTGGCACCTGCATACCTGCTGGGCCCTGCCCACTCCAGGTGGGCCCTGTGGAGCCTCAGCAGCGAGGCCCATGTGACACTGCTCATCCTGTTCAATGTGGCTTCCCTGGTGATCATGTATTCTACCGCCCTGCTGAGCCTTGACTACTACATCGAACGTGCCCTGCCACGTACCTACATGGCCAGTGTGTACAACACCCGACACGTGTGTGGCTTCGTCTGGGGTGGGGCCATGCTCACCAgcttctcctctctgctcttctacATCTGCAGCCATGTGTCTTCTCGCATCGCTGAGTGTGCCCGGATGCAGAACACGGAGGCTGCAGACGCTATCCTGGTGCTCATCGGCTATGTGGTGCCAGGCCTGGCTGTGCTGTATGCACTGGCACTAATCTCAAGGATTGGGAAGGAAGACACGCCCCTGGACCAGGACACCAGCAGGCTGGACCCCTCGGTGCATAGGCTGCTGGTGGCCACCGTGTGCACACAGTTTGGGCTCTGGACGCCTTACTACCTGAGCCTGGGGCACACAGTGCTGGCCTCACGGGGGAGGACCACAGAGGGGCACTATCTGGGCATCCTGCAGGTTGCTAAGGACTTGGCCAAGTTCTTGGCTTTCTCAAGCAGCTCCGTGACGCCGTTGCTCTACCGTTACATCAACAAAGCCTTCCCCAGCAAGCTCCGACGGCTGGTGAAGAGAATACAGTGTGGGCACCGGCACTGCCCCCCTGACCCTGTGGGGATCCAGCAGGTGATGGCACAGGCATAG